The following is a genomic window from Polaribacter atrinae.
TGCTTTTATTTTCATAGCAAATACAGCTCTATATGCACAAACAGATAGAGATACCACTACAGTAAAAAATGACACGCTACAGTTAAGATATAACTTTAAAAAAGAGCAAACGGGTGGATTGTTTTTAGATTACCTGGCAGAGAAAGAAATTATATTTGATAAAGATTTAAACAGGTATGTAATTGTAGAAAAAATAGGCGATTATTATACAAAAACACCTATTTATCTCACGCAAAAAGAATACGCAGATTATCGTTTAAGGCGAGATATGACGCAGTATTACAAAGACAAAGTAAGTGCTACAAACTCTAAGAAAAAAGGATCTAAAGAAGCTCAGAAAGACTTATTACCAACGTATTATGTAAAATCTGATTTATTTAAAACTATTTTTGGAGGAAGTGAAATAAAAGTAACACCTACCGGAAGTTTAAATTTAAAATTAGGTTTTATTTATCAGAATACAGAAAACCCACAATTATCTGAAGAAAACAGAAGTAGTTTTACGTTTGATTTTGATCAACAAATTAACGCAAGTATTCGTGCACAAGTAGGTACACGTTTAGATTTTACAGCAAATTACGACACACAATCTACTTTCGATTTTCAGAATTTAGTAAAAATTGGTTACGAGCCAACAGAAGATGATATTTTACAAGGAATAGAAGCTGGTAATATTTCTATGCCCATTAAAAACTCATTAATTAATGGGGCTCAAAGTCTCTTTGGGATAAAAACACAGTTAAAATTTGGTAACACCAATATAACCGCTGTTTTCTCACAGCAAAACTCAGAAAGTACAACAACAGTTTCAGAAGGTGGTGCTTCTATACAAGAGTTTCAATTAAAGGCTACGGATTACGATAATGACCGTCACTTTTTCTTATCTCAATATTTTATAGACAACTACGCAAATTCACTTAAAAATTATCCATTAATTAATAGTCAAATTAATATTACAAGAGTAGAAGTTTGGATAACCAACAGAAACTCAAGTACAGAAGATTATAGAAGTATTGTGGCTTTAGCAGATATTGGAGAATCTGATACCGATGTTTTGGTAAATCAAACAGGAGAAGTACAACCTACAAATCCGCCAACCACAACCGGTGGAAACATACCAACAAACGAATCTAACAATTTATCTGATTTACTAACTACAACTAGCGGAATTAGAAGTATTTCTACCGTAAATAGTACCTTACAACCTTATAACATGAGCGAGGGTACGGATTATTCTGTATTAGAAAATGCAAGAAAATTAAGCTCTAGCGAATTTACTTTAAACTCTCAATTAGGTTTTATCTCTTTAAATAGTAGATTAAATGATGGTGAGGTTTTAGCTGTTGCTTATGAATATACAATTGCTGGTGGAGTTTCTGGAAGCACAAAAACGTCTTTTAAAGTTGGGGAATTTTCTAATGATGGTATTCAAACTCCACAAACTTTAGCTGTAAAGTTATTACGTAGTGAGATTTTAAAAACAAAAAGAGATAGAGTTGTTGGTGGTGTTACTATTGAAGAGTCTTTTCCTACCTGGCGTTTAATGATGAAAAACGTGTATGCCTTAGGTACTTATCCATTATCTCAAGATGGTTTCTATTTCGAAATTCAATATAGAGATGACCAAACAGGTATTTCTTCTAATGTTTTACAAAACTCAAACACAGCAGGGATTCCTAACTTGCCGTTAATACAAGTTTTTAAATTAGATCAATTAGACCAAAGTCAGTATAGATCTCCAGACGGATATTTTGATTATGTAGAGGGCATTACTGTTAATTCTACAAACGGATTTATCTTTTTTCCTGAACCAGAACCTTTTGGTAATGATTTGGTACAACAGAATACCAATGATGTTGGTTTAGATGAGACTGTAGACAATAACTATTTATTTAAAGAACTCTATTTAAATACAAAAGTAAACGCGCAAAACAACTATCAAAATAAAGATAAATACTATTTAAAAGGATATTTTAAATCAGAAAATTCTGGAGGAATACCAATTGGAGCTTTTAATGTACCTAGAGGATCTGTTACAGTAACCGCAGGTGGAAGACAATTAGTAGAAGGGGTAGATTATGTAGTAGATTACCAAGCAGGACGTGTACAAATTATAGACAGTGGCTTGCAAGCTTCTGGAACACCAATAAGTGTTTCTACAGAAAACAACGCTGTATTTAATCAACAACAAAAAACATTTATGGGAGTAGATGTTGAACATAAGTTTTCAGATAAATTTATTATTGGAGCAACCATTTTAAATGTAAATGAAAAGCCTATTACTCCTAAAGTAAATTTTGGTTCAGACCCAATAAACAACACCATGTTTGGGGCAAATATAGATTACACAACAGAAGTACCTTATTTTACAAAATTAGCTAATAAATTACCTTTTGTAGATACAGATGTCCCGTCTAACTTATCGGTTAGAGCAGACATGGCATACTTGCTTCCTGGAACACCAAGCGGAATTGATGTGGCAGGTGCTGCAACCTCTTATATAGATGATTTTGAAGCTTCTCAAATACCTATTAGTATCTTATCGCCATTAGATTGGCATGAAGCAAGTACTCCAAAATATTTTCCTGGTTTTAATGGTGATCAAGAAGATTTATCTTACAACTACCAAAGAGGAAAATTAGCTTGGTACAATGTAGATCAAATTTTTTATGGAGCTGGAGATACCCCTGCAAACATTAATGCTGCAGAACTTTCTAGAGCAGAAACAAGACAGATTAATTATAGAGAATTGTTTCCTAATGTTCAGTTAGACATTACACAGAATTCTGTAATAAGAACTTTAGATTTAGCCTATTTTCCTTCAGAAAGAGGTTCTTATAATTTAGATACTGGTATTAACGTAAAGGCAGACGGAACTTTCTCTGATCCAGAAAATAGATGGGCAGGAGTTATGAGGTCTTTAACAACCAACAATTTTGACCAAGCAAATGTAGAATATGTTCAATTTTGGGTAATGGATCCTTATGAAAACTATTCAATTACAGAAGCAGAAGGTTTGCCTATTGGCATGAATCCTGAAAACACATCAAACCAAGTTGGAGATTTATATATAAACTTAGGTAATGTTTCAGAAGACATCTTAAAAGACAGTCGTAAAATGTATGAAAATGGTTTATCTGAAACTGGTGGAGACTTAAATACAGCAGAGACAACTTGGGGTAAAGTACCAACAAACCCATCTATTATTTATGCATTTGATGAAAATGATGAATCTAGAACCAACCAAGATCTTGGTTATGATGGTTTAAATGATGCTGAAGAATTTTCTAAGTACAATGCAACCATTCCTAACTTTAGTAAATTAAATCCTAATGATCCTGCATCAGATAATTTTCAATATTTTAGAGGAAGTGAATTAGATGCAAACCGTGCTTCTATTCTTACCAGGTATAAAAATTATAACAATACACAAGGGAATTCACCAACCTTAAATCAATCTACAGAAAGCTACCCTACTTCATCAACAACCTATCCAGATGTAGAAGATATTAATAAAGATCAGACCATGAATACCGTAGAAAGTTACTACGAGTATAAAGTTTCTATGAATAGAAATGATTTGGTTGTTGGAAAGAATTTTATTGTTGATAAAAAAACAACAGATGTAACTTTAGAAAACGGAGCAAACCAAACAACAACTTGGTATCAATTTAGAGTCCCTATTAGAAGCGGAACACCTGTAAATGGTATTTCAGATTTTAATAGTATTCGTTTTGTTAGAATGTTTTTAACTAATTTTAAAATGCCTGTTGTAATTCGTTTTGGTGAGTTAGACTTGGTACGTGGAGATTGGAGACGTTATACAAAAACTTTAGACGAATCTATTTCAACTCCAGTAGATTTAGATGAAAACGAATTAAAAGACTTTGAAGTTGGTGTTGTAAGTATAGAACAAAATGAAGGAAGTTATATACAGCCTCCAGGAATAGAAAGAGAACAATTACAAGGTAGTACTAGTATACAATTACAAAATGAACAATCTGTTACCTTAAAAGTAAATAATTTACCTGCAAATGAAACCAGAGCAATTTATAAAAACATCAGCATAGATTTAAGACGATTTAAAAATTTAAAAATGTTTATGCACCTTCAAAAAAATGAAGGAGCACTTGCAA
Proteins encoded in this region:
- the sprA gene encoding cell surface protein SprA, which produces MKSFFNKIFLFLAFIFIANTALYAQTDRDTTTVKNDTLQLRYNFKKEQTGGLFLDYLAEKEIIFDKDLNRYVIVEKIGDYYTKTPIYLTQKEYADYRLRRDMTQYYKDKVSATNSKKKGSKEAQKDLLPTYYVKSDLFKTIFGGSEIKVTPTGSLNLKLGFIYQNTENPQLSEENRSSFTFDFDQQINASIRAQVGTRLDFTANYDTQSTFDFQNLVKIGYEPTEDDILQGIEAGNISMPIKNSLINGAQSLFGIKTQLKFGNTNITAVFSQQNSESTTTVSEGGASIQEFQLKATDYDNDRHFFLSQYFIDNYANSLKNYPLINSQINITRVEVWITNRNSSTEDYRSIVALADIGESDTDVLVNQTGEVQPTNPPTTTGGNIPTNESNNLSDLLTTTSGIRSISTVNSTLQPYNMSEGTDYSVLENARKLSSSEFTLNSQLGFISLNSRLNDGEVLAVAYEYTIAGGVSGSTKTSFKVGEFSNDGIQTPQTLAVKLLRSEILKTKRDRVVGGVTIEESFPTWRLMMKNVYALGTYPLSQDGFYFEIQYRDDQTGISSNVLQNSNTAGIPNLPLIQVFKLDQLDQSQYRSPDGYFDYVEGITVNSTNGFIFFPEPEPFGNDLVQQNTNDVGLDETVDNNYLFKELYLNTKVNAQNNYQNKDKYYLKGYFKSENSGGIPIGAFNVPRGSVTVTAGGRQLVEGVDYVVDYQAGRVQIIDSGLQASGTPISVSTENNAVFNQQQKTFMGVDVEHKFSDKFIIGATILNVNEKPITPKVNFGSDPINNTMFGANIDYTTEVPYFTKLANKLPFVDTDVPSNLSVRADMAYLLPGTPSGIDVAGAATSYIDDFEASQIPISILSPLDWHEASTPKYFPGFNGDQEDLSYNYQRGKLAWYNVDQIFYGAGDTPANINAAELSRAETRQINYRELFPNVQLDITQNSVIRTLDLAYFPSERGSYNLDTGINVKADGTFSDPENRWAGVMRSLTTNNFDQANVEYVQFWVMDPYENYSITEAEGLPIGMNPENTSNQVGDLYINLGNVSEDILKDSRKMYENGLSETGGDLNTAETTWGKVPTNPSIIYAFDENDESRTNQDLGYDGLNDAEEFSKYNATIPNFSKLNPNDPASDNFQYFRGSELDANRASILTRYKNYNNTQGNSPTLNQSTESYPTSSTTYPDVEDINKDQTMNTVESYYEYKVSMNRNDLVVGKNFIVDKKTTDVTLENGANQTTTWYQFRVPIRSGTPVNGISDFNSIRFVRMFLTNFKMPVVIRFGELDLVRGDWRRYTKTLDESISTPVDLDENELKDFEVGVVSIEQNEGSYIQPPGIEREQLQGSTSIQLQNEQSVTLKVNNLPANETRAIYKNISIDLRRFKNLKMFMHLQKNEGALAINDDDFSAVIRLGTDLDDNFYQIEMPLKVSQNGTSALDIWPEANNLDAFLETFGLVKLERDRVGVAITDIYTSTEQDAEIPYTISVKGNPTLAELKTIVLGVKNKTTSPISGEVWFNELRSSGFDNEGGWAAVLNADANFADVANISLSGSMSTVGFGNVEDRVGQRSLDETKQYDVATTINLGKVLTPKKWGIQLPMSYSVGELYIDPKYDPQFQDVELADALGENENSEFSRDYTKRTSISFTNVKKNRNPNSTKKQKFYDVENLAVSYAHNKEFQRNYNIKKRINESVRASASYNFSFDSKPIEPFKNNDSIFKSKYWQLLKDFNFNPIPKTFAVNSSINRNYNEQQSRNLVAGLSAQPELKQRRFLFDWDYTIGFDLTKSLQVNFNATNSYIYDTFGSDDEIQVFDDFFNTGRANHYHQALNGTYNLPIDKIPFLKFIKADYAYTADFDWQAAPQNTINVNGVDVPSVELIGNVIQNANTHNLNTTINFDSFYKGLGFEKLLLTKNQRKSTKGEKGDNLPRTPGRVKQNKKLSIGKKILKGTYDIVTSVKQGKISYSENNGQLLPGYTEDVGFLGGAPTSFAFGSQVDIRNKALEQGWFVSRNNGDEYYSKTYSKTHYNKLDYTFTLKPIKDLNIDVRGNKIQTRDISQQLDLVSGSNQFENTPFFETGNFSTSYSMVSTAFTDGDVLFQNLRDYRSIISNRLATENEVPASGFGTNSQQVLLPAFVAAYSGKSPDKVNTGLFRDVPIPNWTLRYNGLMKFNFFKKNFSNFVVSHGYRSSYTVSSFTNNLQYDSNNPYANLNVANNYESELLVSAVTLVDEFSPLIKLDMKMRNSFSLRGEIKSDRTLTMNFNNSTLTDISGTEYIFGMGYVFEDVKFSTRFTGKKQTLKGDINLRADVSLRDNITQIRSVDEDNDQISGGQKLFSIKFTADYRLSNSLTASFYYNHQTSRYAISTTFPRQAINGGFNIIYNLGGN